The following are encoded in a window of Penicillium oxalicum strain HP7-1 chromosome II, whole genome shotgun sequence genomic DNA:
- a CDS encoding RNA exonuclease 3 — protein sequence MAVSQPAEAHPRKKLKTSETTNLAVSPSSLPPPQKVPVRASAAIQSSTQKPSRHSTLQKPSPAQRASALSPHPTAQAPSVKDTDSKLASQPKSSQLPPRKAPKESLNPRMLPKAPASHASRTAILKKLHSVIVSNNEKLFRSKSHPNESLILTPDELITMALDDEESTAKSNPDLYSNVIKLRIVKLSKMSEDDWAKEVMNHLNARYYHVPTSKSPSDQPKTIETGLTVKQEIALVVHMITPLDGLEEHGYVTKAPTHAEIEAAKQGVADSKGWEKCDRCASRFQVFPGRREDGTLTTGGQCVYHPNRPIVPPRKRTDNYTGSSDPYFPCCGESIGASVGCTKAAHHVFKISEPKRLASILQFETTPPQPGKGPLNPVCFDCEMGYTTQGLELIRLTAVSWPEGHGLLDVLVRPIGEILDLNSRFSGVFPEHFVTAVPYGTQPVSPAVDGASERKELGQTPMQVVDSPAAARSLLFALLQPETPLIGHAIENDLNVCRIIHPTIIDTVILYPAPRGGLPNRMGLRTLARRYLSRDIQTGGDKGHDSKEDAIATGDLVRRLIGDSWKSHKQFGWRFEGDRLIAPPDKDKYSRSKQGICNIKAGT from the coding sequence ATGGCAGTGTCACAACCAGCCGAAGCTCATCCCCGGAAGAAGCTCAAAACCTCAGAGACAACCAATTTAGCCGTTTCGCCGAGCTCACTGCCACCGCCTCAAAAAGTACCAGTCCGTGCAAGTGCGGCAATTCAGAGCTCAACTCAAAAGCCAAGTCGCCATAGCACTTTGCAAAAGCCTTCTCCTGCTCAAAGAGCTTCAGCTCTGTCGCCACACCCGACTGCACAAGCTCCGAGCGTCAAAGATACTGACAGCAAGCTTGCTTCTCAGCCAAAGTCGTCCCAGCTTCCACCTCGAAAGGCACCGAAGGAAAGCCTCAACCCACGGATGCTTCCCAAAGCCCCAGCTTCTCATGCCAGCCGTACTGCCATTCTGAAGAAACTGCATTCTGTCATTGTTTCCAATAATGAGAAGCTGTTTCGGAGCAAAAGCCACCCTAACGAGTCATTAATTCTCACGCCTGACGAATTGATCACGATGGCGTTGGACGATGAAGAATCTACGGCTAAGAGCAACCCAGATCTTTATTCTAATGTGATCAAACTTCGAATAGTGAAGCTGTCGAAGATGAGCGAAGATGACTGGGCCAAGGAGGTAATGAATCATCTGAACGCACGGTACTACCACGTTCCCACATCAAAGTCGCCTTCGGATCAGCCCAAGACAATAGAGACGGGCCTCACTGTTAAACAAGAAATCGCACTTGTTGTGCACATGATCACTCCACTGGATGGCCTAGAGGAGCACGGCTATGTCACCAAGGCTCCAACACATGCAGAGATAGAGGCTGCCAAACAAGGTGTCGCTGACTCGAAAGGATGGGAGAAGTGTGACCGCTGTGCGAGCCGTTTCCAGGTGTTTCCGGGTCGTCGTGAAGATGGTACTTTGACCACGGGCGGGCAGTGTGTTTATCACCCAAATCGGCCCATCGTTCCACCTCGCAAGAGGACCGACAATTACACCGGATCTTCGGATCCGTACTTTCCTTGTTGTGGCGAGTCCATCGGTGCTTCGGTCGGCTGCACCAAAGCTGCTCATCAcgtcttcaagatctcggAACCCAAACGCCTCGCTTCTATCCTCCAGTTTGAGACAACTCCTCCACAGCCGGGCAAGGGACCCCTGAACCCGGTATGCTTCGACTGCGAGATGGGTTATACCACCCAGGGTCTCGAGCTCATCCGCCTCACGGCTGTTAGTTGGCCTGAAGGCCATGGGCTTCTCGACGTCCTGGTCCGCCCTATAGGTGAGATCCTGGACCTCAACTCGCGGTTCTCGGGGGTTTTCCCCGAGCATTTCGTCACCGCGGTCCCCTACGGCACACAACCTGTCTCTCCGGCTGTTGATGGGGCTTCTGAGAGGAAGGAACTGGGGCAAACGCCGATGCAAGTGGTAGATTCACCTGCTGCAGCGCGTTCCCTTTTGTTTGCATTACTTCAGCCTGAGACTCCGCTCATCGGCCACGCCATTGAGAACGACCTGAATGTTTGCCGGATCATTCACCCCACAATCATCGACACGGTCATTCTATACCCCGCGCCGAGAGGTGGTCTGCCCAATCGCATGGGCCTGAGAACACTTGCTCGAAGATACCTCTCTCGCGACATCCAGACGGGAGGTGACAAGGGTCACGATTCCAAGGAAGACGCCATCGCGACGGGAGACTTGGTACGGCGTTTGATCGGAGACTCGTGGAAGAGTCACAAACAATTCGGGTGGCGATTTGAGGGGGACCGCTTGATAGCTCCGCCGGACAAAGACAAGTATTCGCGGAGCAAACAAGGAATCTGTAACATCAAGGCGGGAACCTAG
- a CDS encoding 60S ribosomal protein L22 produces the protein MAPAAARGRKAQKVTKKYIINASQPASDKIFDVSAFEKFLHDRIKVEGRVGNLGDSVVISQAGEGKIEVVAHIPFSGRYLKYLTKKYLKKQQLRDWLRVVSTSKGVYELRFYNVVNDEAEEDEE, from the exons ATGGCTCCCGCTGCT GCTCGTGGCCGCAAGGCTCAGAAGGTGACCAAGAAG TACATCATCAATGCTTCTCAGCCCGCCTCTGACAAGATCTTCGATGTCTCCGCCTTCGAGAAGTTCCTCCACGACCGCATCAAGGTCGAGGGCCGCGTCGGCAACCTGGGTGACAGCGTTGTCATCTCCCAGGCTGGCGAGGGCAAGATCGAGGTCGTTGCTCACATCCCCTTCTCCGGTCGCTACCTCAAGTACCT GACCAAGAAGTACctcaagaagcagcagctCCGTGACTGGCTCCGCGTCGTCTCCACCTCCAAGGGTGTCTACGAGCTCCGCTTCTACAACGTCGTCAACGACGAGgctgaggaggatgaggagtaA
- a CDS encoding Hydroxymethylglutaryl-CoA synthase — MSARPQNIGIKAIECVDQAELEQYDGVSAGKYTIGLGQTKMSFCDDREDIYSMALTTLSSLMKKYNIDPKSIGRLEVGTETLLDKSKSVKSVLMQLFTPSGNTNIEGIDTVNACYGGTNAVFNSLNWLESSAWDGRNAIVVCGDIALYAAGAARPTGGAGCVAMLIGPDAPIVFEPGLRGSYLTHAYDFYKPDLTSEYPVVDGHHSLRCYTEAVDACYKAYHAREKVLKADQNGTNGAADESQTALDRFDYILYHAPTCKLVQKSYARMLYNDFLNNPSHPAFAEVAPELRDLDYAASLTDKAVEKTFMGLTKKRFAERVQPGLQVATLCGNMYTATVYAGLASLLSHVTFSPSEPKRIALFSYGSGLASSMFSAKIVGDVSEMVEKLDLKNRLEARTVLTPKAYDEMCQLREHAHLKKNFKPSGQVETIQKGVYYLTEVDDMFRRQYAIKE; from the exons ATGTCTGCCCGCCCCCAGAACATCGGCATCAAGGCCATTGAG TGCGTCGACCAGGCTGAGCTGGAGCAGTATGATGGCGTTAGTGCCGGCAAGTACACCATTGGTCTCGGCCAGACCAAGATGAGCTTCTGTGACGACCGTGAGG ACATCTACTCCATGGCCCTGACCACCCTCTCATCCCTGATGAAGAAGTACAACATCGACCCCAAGTCTATCGGCCGCCTCGAGGTCGGCACCGAGACCCTTCTGGACAAGTCCAAGTCCGTCAAGTCTGTTCTGATGCAGCTGTTCACTCCTTCGGGCAACACCAACATCGAGGGTATCGACACCGTCAACGCCTGCTACGGTGGTACCAATGCCGTCTTCAACAGTCTCAACTGGCTCGAGTCTTCCGCTTGGGATGGTCGTAACGCGATCGTCGTCTGCGGTGACATTGCCCTGTATGCCGCGGGTGCTGCCCGTCCCACTGGTGGTGCTGGATGTGTTGCCATGCTCATCGGCCCTGACGCCCCCATCGTCTTCGAGCCTGGTCTCCGTGGCTCCTACCTGACCCACGCCTACGACTTCTACAAGCCCGACCTTACCAGCGAATACCCCGTCGTTGACGGCCACCACTCTCTCCGTTGCTACACCGAGGCCGTTGACGCCTGCTACAAGGCCTACCACGCCCGCGAGAAGGTTCTCAAGGCCGACCAGAACGGCACCAACGGTGCCGCCGACGAGTCCCAGACTGCCCTGGACCGGTTTGACTACATTCTCTACCACGCCCCTACCTGCAAGTTGGTTCAAAAGTCCTACGCTCGTATGCTCTACAACGACTTCCTGAACAACCCCTCTCACCCCGCTTTCGCTGAGGTCGCCCCCGAACTGCGCGACCTGGACTACGCCGCGTCCCTGACCGACAAGGCCGTCGAGAAGACCTTCATGGGGCTGACCAAGAAGCGCTTCGCTGAGCGTGTGCAGCCCGGTCTCCAGGTCGCTACTCTCTGTGGTAACATGTACACTGCCACCGTCTACGCCGGTCTTGCCAGTCTTCTGAGCCACGTCACCTTCTCTCCCAGCGAACCCAAGCGCATTGCCCTCTTCTCCTACGGCAGTGGTCTGGCCTCTTCCATGTTCAGTGCCAAGATCGTTGGCGACGTGTCCGAGATGGTGGAGAAGCTCGATCTGAAGAACCGCCTGGAGGCTCGCACCGTCTTGACCCCCAAGGCTTACGACGAGATGTGCCAGCTGCGTGAACACGCTCACTTGAAGAAGAACTTCAAGCCCTCCGGTCAGGTGGAGACGATCCAGAAGGGCGTCTACTACCTCACTGAGGTCGATGACATGTTCCGCCGCCAGTATGCCATCAAGGAGTaa
- a CDS encoding Phosphoglucomutase, with translation MSVQTVSIQPFADQKPGTSGLRKKVKVFQQPHYSESFITSILLSIPEGVEGSFLVIGGDGRYYNDEVINKIAKISAAYGVKKLLVGQNGIMSTPAASNLIRVRKATGGILLTASHNPGGPDNDFGIKYNLANGAPAPESVTNKIFDTSKSLTSYKVADIPDVDLSTIGSKTYGPLEVEVVHSTADYVTMMKEIFDFDLIKEFLSTHKDFKVLFDGMHGVTGPYGVDIFVKELGLPANSTMNCEPKPDFGGGHPDPNLVYAHELVEAVDKNGVHFGAASDGDGDRNMIYGAKTFVSPGDSLAIIAHHAKLIPWFQKQGVYGLARSMPTSGAVDRVAEAQGLQSYEVPTGWKFFCNLFDNKKISICGEESFGTGSNHIREKDGVWAVVAWLNIIAGVAKQKPEETPSIASIQNEFWKTYGRTFFTRYDYENVDSDGANKVVGTLADLVNSGSFVGSSVGSRKVVDAGNFSYTDLDGSVSKNQGLYAKFDDGSRIVVRLSGTGSSGATIRLYIERYESDASKFGLSAQEYLADNVASALDLLKFKEYVGREEPDVKT, from the exons TCCAGCAGCCTCACTACTCCGAGTCCTTCATCACAAGTATCTTGCTCTCTATTCCCGAGGGCGTCGAGGGCTCTTTCCTCGTGATCGGTGGTGATGGCCGATACTACAACGATGAGGTGATCAACAAGATTGCCAAGATCTCCGCCGCCTACGGTGTCAAGAAGCTGCTGGTCGGCCAAAATGGGATCATGAGTACCCCCGCCGCCAGCAACCTCATTCGTGTCCGCAAGGCCACGGGTGGTATCCTCCTGACTGCCAGTCACAACCCCGGTG GTCCTGACAACGACTTTGGCATCAAGTACAACTTGGCCAACGGTGCACCCGCCCCCGAGAGTGTGACCAACAAGATCTTCGATACCTCCAAGTCCCTCACCTCGTACAAGGTCGCCGATATCCCAGATGTGGACCTGTCCACCATCGGCAGCAAGACCTACGGTCctctggaggtggaggtcGTCCACTCAACTGCCGACTACGTGACCATGATGAAGGAGATCTTCGACTTtgacttgatcaaggagTTCCTCAGCACCCACAAGGACTTCAAGGTCCTCTTCGATGGCATGCACGGTGTCACGGGCCCCTACGGCGTGGACATCTTCGTCAAGGAGCTCGGATTGCCTGCCAACAGCACTATGAACTGTGAGCCGAAGCCGGACTTTGGCGGCGGTCACCCCGATCCCAACCTGGTCTACGCTcacgagctggtcgaggcgGTTGACAAGAACGGCGTGCACTTTGGCGCCGCCAGCGACGGCGACGGAGACCGAAACATGATCTACGGTGCCAAGACCTTTGTCTCCCCCGGTGACAgtctcgccatcatcgcccACCACGCCAAGCTCATCCCCTGGTTCCAGAAGCAGGGTGTGTACGGCCTCGCCCGCTCCATGCCCACCTCAGGTGCAGTGGATCGTGTGGCCGAGGCGCAGGGTCTGCAGAGCTACGAGGTCCCCACTGGCTGGAAGTTCTTCTGCAACCTCTTCGACAACAAGAAGATCTCCATCTGCGGTGAGGAAAGTTTCGGCACCGGAAGCAACCACATCCGTGAGAAGGACGGTGTGTGGGCGGTCGTCGCGTGGCTGAACATCATCGCCGGTGTCGCCAAGCAGAAGCCCGAGGAGACCCCCAGCATCGCCTCCATCCAAAACGAATTCTGGAAGACCTACGGCCGCACCTTCTTCACCCGTTACGACTACGAGAACGTTGACAGCGACGGGGCCAACAAGGTCGTCGGTACCTTGGCCGATCTGGTCAACAGCGGTTCCTTTGTTGGATCCTCTGTCGGCTCCCGCAAGGTGGTGGATGCCGGCAACTTCTCCTACACCGACCTCGACGGCAGCGTGTCCAAGAACCAGGGCTTGTATGCCAAGTTCGACGATGGCAGCCGTATCGTTGTTCGCTTGTCCGGCACCGGTAGCAGCGGCGCCACCATTCGCCTCTACATCGAGCGCTACGAGAGCGACGCGTCCAAGTTTGGCCTCAGCGCGCAGGAGTATCTGGCTGACAACGTGGCCTCTGCTCTGGATCTGCTGAAGTTCAAGGAGTATGTTGGTCGCGAGGAGCCCGATGTCAAGACCTAA